A region of the Chitinophagaceae bacterium genome:
CGGTTAACGACATTGACAGAGCAATGAATTTTTATAAAAAAGTATTCAACTTTGACTTTGAAAAAGAAATTATTGACCATTATGAAATGGCGTTATTTCCTTTTACTGAAGAAATATCGGGAATTTCGGGTGCATTGGCAAAAGGTGATGTTTACAAACCAACAAATGACGGAGTGGTGATTTACTTCAAGACAGAAAACATTGATAAAACATTGCAATCAGCAACTTCAAACGGTGGAAAAGTTCTATATCCCAAAACAGATAACGGAATAGGACTTGTCGCAGAATTTGAAGATTCAGAAGGAAACAG
Encoded here:
- a CDS encoding VOC family protein, producing the protein MAKKSNPVVYFEIPVNDIDRAMNFYKKVFNFDFEKEIIDHYEMALFPFTEEISGISGALAKGDVYKPTNDGVVIYFKTENIDKTLQSATSNGGKVLYPKTDNGIGLVAEFEDSEGNRIALFQSIK